From the genome of Ectobacillus sp. JY-23, one region includes:
- the ytaF gene encoding sporulation membrane protein YtaF: MYQSVALMMLAFALSLDSCSVGMTYGLRKVRIPLKSIIVISICSAAVMFVSMGIGQFVQTIFSAEVAKQIGGIVLIGIGAWVLYQFFAEDKKEEELDEKTLWNLEIQSLGIVIQILRKPIVADFDNSGTISGIEAVMLGLALSLDSFGAGIGASLLGYPPLIMAALVAIMSFVFLSLGLKMGQWFSALQWMQKLTFLPGVLLIIMGIWKM; this comes from the coding sequence GTGTATCAATCTGTTGCACTAATGATGTTAGCCTTCGCACTAAGTCTGGATAGTTGTAGCGTCGGTATGACTTACGGACTTAGAAAAGTGCGCATCCCGCTAAAATCCATCATCGTTATTTCTATTTGCTCTGCTGCAGTAATGTTTGTGTCTATGGGAATTGGACAATTTGTTCAAACTATTTTTTCGGCCGAAGTGGCGAAGCAAATTGGTGGTATAGTATTGATTGGAATTGGCGCATGGGTGCTCTATCAGTTTTTCGCAGAGGATAAAAAAGAAGAGGAGTTAGATGAGAAAACATTATGGAATCTAGAGATTCAATCTCTCGGCATCGTAATTCAAATTTTACGAAAGCCAATTGTAGCAGATTTTGATAACTCGGGTACCATTTCGGGTATTGAAGCTGTTATGCTCGGACTTGCGCTGTCGTTAGACTCATTTGGAGCTGGCATCGGTGCGTCATTACTAGGCTACCCACCACTCATTATGGCGGCTTTAGTAGCAATTATGAGCTTCGTGTTCTTGTCTCTTGGTTTAAAGATGGGGCAATGGTTTTCTGCATTACAGTGGATGCAGAAATTGACCTTTCTTCCAGGTGTTTTGCTCATTATTATGGGGATATGGAAAATGTAA
- a CDS encoding GNAT family N-acetyltransferase: METNIEVRIATKNDLDCIVAMLADDVLGRKRERYEHPLPDSYLQAFEAITSDPNNELVVACLGNEVIGVQQITFTPYITHQGGWRATIEGVRTSASVRGQGIGTKLITWAIQRATQRGCHLIQLTTDKERPDALRFYERLGFQATHEGLKLRL, encoded by the coding sequence TTGGAAACAAACATAGAAGTTAGGATAGCTACTAAAAACGATTTAGATTGTATTGTTGCTATGCTTGCTGATGATGTTTTAGGAAGGAAACGCGAACGTTATGAGCATCCACTTCCTGATAGCTACCTACAAGCATTTGAAGCCATTACCTCCGATCCTAATAATGAATTAGTGGTAGCTTGCCTCGGTAACGAAGTGATTGGCGTACAACAAATTACATTTACACCTTACATAACACATCAGGGTGGATGGAGAGCTACTATTGAGGGCGTAAGGACATCAGCTTCTGTAAGAGGTCAAGGAATAGGTACTAAACTAATAACATGGGCTATTCAACGCGCTACACAACGCGGTTGTCATTTGATACAACTGACCACCGATAAAGAGAGACCAGATGCATTAAGATTTTATGAGCGATTAGGCTTTCAAGCCACACACGAGGGGTTGAAGTTGAGACTGTAG
- the mutM gene encoding DNA-formamidopyrimidine glycosylase, protein MPELPEVETVKRTLETLITGKIIEEVIVTYPKLVKEPDDAEIFRGLLQGECIVGVGRRGKFLLIYTEQYAIVSHLRMEGKYRLHDAGDPVDKHTHVRFCFTDGSELRYNDVRKFGTFHLFPKEEATLHLPLSGLGPEPPDVTAAHLQMHLGKTNRKVKVVLLDQTVLVGLGNIYVDEVLYRSGIHPERPGSSLQETEIEKIREETVKTLNQAVEKGGSTIRTYINSQGQIGTFQQSLFVYGRKGEPCSVCGTPIVKTVVGGRGTHYCPICQK, encoded by the coding sequence ATGCCTGAACTACCAGAAGTAGAAACTGTCAAACGAACGCTAGAGACACTGATTACAGGCAAAATCATTGAAGAGGTAATTGTTACGTACCCAAAACTCGTAAAAGAACCGGACGATGCAGAAATATTCAGAGGACTTTTGCAAGGTGAATGTATTGTCGGTGTAGGAAGACGAGGCAAGTTTTTACTTATATATACAGAACAATATGCCATCGTGTCGCATTTGCGGATGGAGGGAAAATACCGACTGCATGATGCCGGCGATCCGGTTGATAAGCATACGCATGTACGCTTTTGTTTCACCGATGGCTCAGAGCTTCGTTACAACGATGTGCGTAAGTTCGGCACATTTCATTTATTTCCGAAAGAGGAAGCTACACTTCATCTTCCTCTTTCGGGACTCGGACCGGAACCGCCAGATGTGACTGCAGCGCATTTACAGATGCATTTAGGTAAAACAAATCGCAAAGTAAAAGTTGTTTTGCTGGATCAAACTGTGCTTGTTGGGCTCGGTAATATTTATGTAGATGAGGTATTGTATCGGTCGGGAATCCATCCAGAACGTCCGGGCTCTTCCCTTCAGGAGACCGAGATCGAAAAGATTCGAGAGGAAACGGTAAAAACGCTAAATCAGGCGGTTGAAAAAGGCGGTAGTACCATACGAACGTATATCAATTCACAGGGACAAATCGGTACCTTTCAACAAAGTTTATTTGTATACGGTCGAAAGGGTGAGCCATGCTCCGTGTGCGGTACACCGATTGTGAAGACCGTAGTGGGCGGTCGTGGCACCCATTATTGTCCAATATGTCAAAAATAA
- the polA gene encoding DNA polymerase I: MSQKKVVLIDGNSIAYRAFFALPLLNNDKGIHTNAIYGFTMMLMRILEEEKPTHMLVAFDAGKTTFRHTTFGEYKGGRQKTPPELSEQFPFIRELLDAFHIQRYELENYEADDIIGTLAKEAEREGAEVKIISGDRDLLQLVSETTKVAITRKGITEVDEYTPQVLFEKYELTPSQIIDMKGLMGDASDNIPGVPGVGEKTAIKLLKEYKTVEKLYEHLDQVSGKKLKEKLEANKEQAFMSKELATIYTEAPISVRIDDLVYNGYETEHIAPLFQNLGFNSLLGKLDIPEEQTELDALSFERVEAFNDDVLRPGALIVEVQEDNYHGAAIQGFGIANDTGCYYVPAELGLQSEEFIAWLADETIEKSVFDFKRALVALLWKGLSLRGVSFDLLIAAYLLDPADTDKDFRSVAKMKGAHTVQSDEEVYGKGAKRAVPDEDVLAEHIARKASVLYNVQQSFIDELRANEQYELLTELELPLARVLGHMEYTGITVDKTRLEAMGAELSTRLREIEKDIHECAGETFNINSPKQLGVILFEKLQLPPVKKTKTGYSTSADVLEKLGDQHEIVEKILLYRQLGKLYSTYIEGLLKVIRDDTSKIHTRFNQVLTQTGRLSSTEPNLQNIPIRLEEGRKIRQAFVPSKPGWVIFAADYSQIELRVLAHIAGDEGLITAFRNDLDIHTKTAMDVFGVAQEDVTSNMRRQAKAVNFGIVYGISDYGLSQNLGITRKAAAEFIEKYLESFPGVKAYMSDSVQDAKDKGYVTTLLKRRRYIPELTSRNFNLRSFAERTAMNTPIQGSAADIIKKAMVVMFDTLKQEKMNARLLLQVHDELIFEVPEEEIEKMQRLVPEIMEHAVQLEVPLKVDYNHGATWYDAK; encoded by the coding sequence ATGAGTCAAAAAAAGGTTGTTTTAATTGACGGCAATAGCATTGCATATCGTGCTTTTTTTGCACTGCCATTACTGAATAATGATAAAGGTATACATACAAATGCAATTTATGGTTTTACGATGATGCTAATGCGTATCTTGGAAGAAGAGAAACCAACGCATATGTTAGTGGCTTTTGATGCGGGTAAAACGACATTTCGTCATACCACATTCGGAGAATACAAAGGCGGTAGACAAAAAACACCACCGGAGCTCTCAGAACAATTTCCGTTTATTCGTGAATTATTGGATGCGTTTCATATTCAGCGTTATGAGCTTGAGAATTATGAGGCAGATGATATTATCGGAACGCTTGCAAAAGAGGCGGAGCGTGAAGGCGCAGAAGTGAAAATCATTTCAGGAGACCGTGATTTATTGCAGCTCGTTTCTGAAACGACTAAGGTCGCGATTACGCGTAAAGGTATCACTGAGGTAGATGAATACACACCACAGGTTTTGTTTGAGAAATATGAGCTTACTCCTTCGCAAATTATTGATATGAAGGGCTTAATGGGAGATGCATCTGACAATATCCCTGGTGTGCCTGGTGTAGGAGAAAAGACGGCGATTAAACTCTTGAAGGAATATAAAACAGTTGAAAAGCTATATGAGCATTTAGACCAAGTGAGCGGGAAAAAGCTGAAAGAAAAACTGGAAGCAAATAAGGAACAAGCATTTATGAGCAAGGAATTGGCAACGATTTATACAGAAGCGCCAATTTCTGTACGCATCGACGATTTGGTTTACAATGGATATGAAACAGAGCATATTGCTCCCTTGTTCCAAAATCTTGGTTTCAACTCGTTGCTGGGAAAGCTAGATATACCAGAAGAACAAACGGAACTAGATGCGCTTTCTTTTGAGCGAGTAGAAGCCTTTAATGACGATGTGTTACGCCCAGGTGCCTTAATTGTAGAAGTGCAGGAGGACAATTACCATGGTGCAGCGATACAGGGATTTGGTATTGCCAATGACACAGGCTGTTATTATGTACCAGCTGAATTAGGTTTGCAATCTGAAGAGTTTATCGCATGGCTCGCTGATGAAACAATTGAAAAGTCCGTATTTGATTTTAAACGAGCATTGGTTGCATTGCTGTGGAAAGGTTTATCGCTACGCGGCGTAAGCTTTGACCTTTTAATAGCGGCATATCTACTTGATCCTGCTGATACAGATAAAGATTTTCGTTCTGTGGCCAAGATGAAGGGTGCACATACTGTTCAATCAGATGAAGAAGTTTATGGAAAAGGTGCGAAGCGCGCTGTACCTGATGAGGATGTTTTGGCTGAACATATTGCTCGTAAAGCAAGCGTATTGTACAACGTACAGCAATCTTTTATCGATGAACTGCGTGCGAATGAGCAATATGAATTATTAACAGAGTTAGAGCTGCCACTTGCCCGCGTGCTTGGTCATATGGAATATACAGGTATTACAGTGGATAAAACTCGTTTAGAAGCAATGGGAGCAGAGCTTTCTACACGACTTCGTGAAATAGAAAAAGATATTCATGAATGTGCAGGTGAAACCTTCAATATTAATTCACCTAAGCAACTCGGTGTGATTTTATTTGAGAAGCTACAGCTTCCACCGGTGAAAAAAACGAAAACAGGTTATTCTACATCAGCTGATGTGCTAGAGAAGTTGGGAGACCAACATGAAATTGTAGAAAAGATTTTATTATATCGTCAGCTCGGTAAGCTATATTCTACTTATATTGAAGGTCTATTGAAGGTGATACGGGATGATACGTCTAAAATTCATACCCGCTTTAATCAAGTGCTAACACAAACAGGACGCCTAAGTTCAACAGAACCTAATCTGCAGAACATTCCCATTCGCCTTGAGGAAGGGCGGAAAATTCGTCAGGCTTTTGTTCCTTCCAAGCCGGGATGGGTCATATTTGCGGCTGACTACTCGCAAATCGAGCTTCGTGTACTTGCGCATATTGCAGGAGATGAAGGATTAATTACGGCGTTTCGCAATGATCTTGATATTCATACAAAGACAGCTATGGATGTATTTGGCGTGGCGCAAGAAGATGTAACTTCCAATATGAGAAGACAGGCAAAAGCTGTGAACTTTGGGATTGTATATGGCATCAGCGATTATGGTTTATCACAAAATCTAGGAATTACACGCAAAGCGGCAGCTGAGTTTATTGAAAAGTATTTGGAAAGCTTCCCAGGTGTAAAAGCGTATATGAGTGACAGCGTACAAGATGCGAAAGACAAAGGGTATGTAACGACTTTATTAAAACGACGTCGTTATATACCGGAATTGACAAGTCGAAATTTCAACCTGCGCAGCTTTGCAGAAAGAACAGCTATGAACACTCCCATTCAAGGAAGTGCAGCTGATATTATTAAAAAAGCAATGGTTGTGATGTTTGATACGCTTAAGCAGGAAAAGATGAACGCCCGCCTGTTACTTCAGGTACACGATGAGCTTATCTTCGAAGTACCAGAAGAAGAGATTGAGAAGATGCAAAGATTAGTCCCGGAAATTATGGAACATGCGGTGCAGCTAGAAGTACCATTAAAGGTAGACTATAATCACGGCGCAACTTGGTATGATGCAAAGTAA
- the pnpS gene encoding two-component system histidine kinase PnpS, with amino-acid sequence MNKFRSRLLFALISLIVTVLIGLGILLGQLFKGFYLDNFNKRMEKELQYVASVMEWEGIRYSLFYPETLKRIEDKLRVNLSLLDENGDVLYDSKNRIELQNIQAIKGIINKLDKTPDVVEAKSGDKQSYYYGILLRDKHDDRAYLILNLSVSSIAEVERKIWGLLITNFLIAFIVIIFLGIKITTQYTRPIENVAKVAIELAKGNYKARAYGSNVDETEMLSKAINVLARNLQEMTSAQEMQQDRLHTLIENMGSGMILIDSRGHINLVNRSYREIFRVTDEEYLNSLYYEAFDHKEVIGLVEEIFMTEVKVRKQMLLPIGIERKHFEVYGAPIIGTNHEWKGIILVFHDITELKKLEQMRKDFLANVSHELRTPITSIKGFTETLLDGAMEDQKFREHFLSIILKESDRMQSLIEDLLDLSRIEQQGFQMNMAKVDVKQLIEEIAVILQAKAVDKEMDLRVIIPASITVTGDAHRLKQIFINLINNAILYTPSGGTIEVSATEEKNRVRICVSDTGIGISEEEIPRIFERFYRIDKARSRNTGGTGLGLSIVKHLVEAHHGEITVQSTPGKGTMFTITLKK; translated from the coding sequence ATGAATAAGTTTCGCTCCAGACTGCTTTTTGCATTAATCTCTTTAATTGTTACAGTATTAATTGGTCTAGGAATTCTACTAGGGCAACTCTTTAAAGGTTTCTATTTAGATAATTTCAATAAACGGATGGAAAAAGAGTTACAATATGTAGCTTCTGTGATGGAGTGGGAAGGAATACGTTACTCTTTGTTTTATCCGGAAACGCTGAAGCGTATTGAAGATAAGCTACGGGTCAACCTGAGTTTGCTAGATGAAAATGGCGATGTTTTGTATGATTCGAAAAATCGCATCGAATTACAAAACATACAAGCAATCAAAGGGATTATTAATAAACTAGATAAGACGCCCGATGTCGTGGAAGCGAAGAGTGGGGATAAGCAAAGCTATTACTACGGTATTTTGTTGCGAGATAAACATGATGATCGCGCTTATTTAATTTTAAATCTATCTGTGAGCTCGATTGCGGAAGTAGAAAGGAAAATATGGGGACTTCTTATTACAAATTTTCTAATCGCGTTTATTGTCATTATTTTTTTAGGGATTAAAATTACCACGCAATATACGCGTCCCATTGAAAATGTGGCAAAGGTTGCGATTGAATTAGCAAAAGGAAATTATAAAGCCCGTGCCTATGGGAGCAACGTTGATGAAACAGAGATGCTTAGCAAAGCAATCAATGTATTAGCCCGTAATTTGCAAGAAATGACGTCTGCGCAAGAAATGCAGCAAGACAGGCTACATACCTTAATTGAAAATATGGGAAGCGGCATGATTCTAATTGATAGTCGTGGTCATATTAATTTGGTGAACCGTTCTTATAGGGAAATCTTCCGTGTGACAGATGAAGAGTATTTAAACAGCTTATATTATGAAGCTTTTGATCACAAGGAAGTCATCGGATTGGTTGAAGAGATTTTTATGACGGAAGTAAAAGTGCGCAAACAAATGCTTCTTCCCATTGGAATTGAACGCAAACATTTTGAAGTATACGGTGCACCTATTATCGGAACCAACCATGAGTGGAAAGGAATTATTCTTGTATTTCATGACATCACAGAGCTTAAAAAGCTCGAGCAAATGCGGAAAGATTTTCTAGCTAATGTATCGCATGAACTGAGAACACCCATTACTTCTATTAAGGGATTTACAGAGACTTTGCTTGATGGAGCGATGGAGGATCAAAAATTTCGAGAACATTTTCTTTCCATTATCTTGAAAGAAAGTGATCGAATGCAGAGTCTAATTGAAGATTTGTTAGATTTATCAAGAATTGAACAACAAGGTTTTCAGATGAATATGGCAAAAGTTGATGTAAAGCAACTAATTGAAGAGATAGCGGTTATTTTACAAGCAAAGGCTGTAGATAAAGAGATGGATTTACGTGTAATTATTCCTGCGTCTATTACAGTAACGGGAGATGCGCATCGCCTAAAGCAGATCTTTATCAATCTTATCAACAATGCGATTTTATATACACCTTCTGGCGGAACAATAGAGGTGTCCGCAACTGAAGAGAAAAACAGAGTACGTATATGTGTGTCTGATACAGGGATTGGAATTAGTGAAGAGGAAATTCCTCGTATTTTTGAGCGGTTTTATCGCATTGATAAGGCACGTAGCCGTAATACAGGAGGAACAGGTCTAGGTCTGTCTATTGTAAAACATTTGGTGGAAGCACATCACGGAGAGATTACGGTTCAAAGCACACCGGGAAAAGGGACAATGTTTACTATCACCTTAAAAAAATAG
- a CDS encoding response regulator transcription factor, whose protein sequence is MSNRILVVDDEESILTLIEFNLQQAGFEVVTAMDGEAALKVALAERPDLIILDLMLPKMDGMEVCKELRLQRVMTPILMLTAKGDEFDKVLGLELGADDYMTKPFSPREVTARVKAILRRTKLHEGTGVDNKEEGRIVIGELKVLPEYFEAYFGEEKLELTPKEFELLIYLAKHKGRVLTRDQLLSAVWNYDFAGDTRIVDVHISHLRDKIETNTKKPVYIKTIRGLGYKLEDPKINE, encoded by the coding sequence ATGAGCAATCGCATTTTAGTAGTAGATGACGAAGAATCCATTTTAACATTAATTGAGTTCAATCTGCAGCAAGCCGGATTTGAGGTCGTAACTGCCATGGATGGCGAAGCAGCGTTAAAAGTTGCTTTAGCAGAGCGACCAGATTTAATTATTCTGGATTTAATGCTTCCTAAAATGGATGGAATGGAAGTTTGCAAAGAGCTGCGCTTGCAACGCGTTATGACTCCAATTTTGATGCTTACTGCAAAAGGTGATGAGTTCGATAAGGTTTTGGGGTTAGAGCTTGGTGCAGACGATTATATGACAAAGCCATTCAGTCCACGAGAAGTTACGGCGCGTGTAAAAGCAATTTTGCGAAGAACAAAGCTTCATGAAGGAACGGGCGTTGATAATAAAGAAGAGGGAAGAATTGTAATTGGAGAATTAAAGGTTTTGCCTGAGTACTTTGAAGCTTACTTTGGCGAGGAAAAGCTGGAATTAACACCTAAGGAATTCGAACTATTAATTTATTTGGCCAAGCATAAAGGTCGCGTATTAACAAGAGACCAACTGTTAAGTGCCGTTTGGAATTATGACTTTGCAGGCGATACACGTATTGTAGACGTTCACATCAGTCATTTGCGCGATAAAATTGAAACAAACACAAAAAAACCAGTATACATTAAAACAATTCGTGGGTTAGGTTATAAGCTGGAGGACCCGAAAATCAATGAATAA
- a CDS encoding MaoC/PaaZ C-terminal domain-containing protein translates to MLRKKCKLGRKIDEISIGETLTVTEKIEDKDLLLYLGLTDDANPLYIQHDYASQTPYKKPIVPSVMLTGMVLTAMTKYLPGPGSHILRQELEFIQPVHHYETLTFQFEVIAVYVQDHTIEVRVHGQNTNKELVIRGLLTVAPPHHHNVMWESALENF, encoded by the coding sequence ATGTTAAGGAAGAAATGCAAGCTGGGCCGGAAAATTGATGAGATTTCGATTGGAGAGACGTTAACTGTTACGGAAAAAATCGAAGATAAAGATTTATTACTATACTTAGGGTTAACAGACGATGCAAACCCATTATATATTCAACATGATTATGCTTCGCAAACTCCTTATAAGAAACCTATAGTGCCAAGTGTTATGCTCACAGGTATGGTACTAACTGCCATGACCAAATATTTGCCAGGACCAGGTAGTCATATTTTGAGACAAGAATTAGAGTTTATTCAACCGGTGCATCATTATGAAACATTAACCTTCCAATTCGAAGTAATCGCTGTTTATGTACAAGACCATACGATTGAAGTGCGGGTCCATGGTCAAAATACGAATAAAGAATTGGTAATACGAGGATTACTAACAGTTGCACCACCTCATCACCACAACGTAATGTGGGAAAGTGCTTTAGAAAATTTTTAA
- the mdh gene encoding malate dehydrogenase, whose product MTIKRKKITVVGAGFTGATTAFLAAQKELGDIVLIDIPQLENPTKGKALDMLEASPVQGFDANIIGTSDYADTADSDVVIITAGIARKPGMSRDDLVATNANIMKSVTKEIVKYSPNSVIIVLTNPVDAMTYTVFQESGFPKARVIGQSGVLDTARFRTFVAQELQLSVKDVTGFVLGGHGDDMVPLVRYSYAGGIPLETLLSKDRLDAIVERTRKGGGEIVNLLGNGSAYYAPAASLVEMTEAILKDQRRVLPAIAYLEGEYGYKDLYLGVPVVLGKNGIEKIVELELLEEEKVALDRSVESVRNVMKVLV is encoded by the coding sequence ATGACGATCAAACGTAAAAAAATAACTGTAGTCGGCGCAGGTTTTACAGGAGCGACAACAGCATTTTTAGCTGCACAAAAAGAACTGGGGGATATTGTATTAATTGATATTCCGCAACTTGAAAACCCAACAAAAGGGAAAGCGCTAGACATGTTAGAGGCAAGCCCTGTGCAAGGATTTGATGCGAATATTATTGGTACATCAGATTACGCAGACACAGCAGATTCCGATGTTGTCATCATCACAGCTGGGATTGCCCGCAAGCCCGGAATGAGCCGCGATGATTTGGTGGCAACAAATGCGAATATCATGAAAAGTGTTACAAAAGAAATCGTCAAATATTCTCCAAACAGTGTGATTATCGTGTTAACCAATCCAGTTGACGCAATGACATATACAGTATTTCAGGAGTCAGGCTTTCCAAAAGCACGTGTAATTGGGCAGTCTGGGGTACTTGATACGGCTCGTTTCCGTACGTTCGTAGCACAAGAATTACAGCTATCTGTGAAAGATGTGACTGGGTTTGTGCTAGGTGGGCATGGCGACGATATGGTGCCGCTTGTACGCTATTCGTATGCAGGTGGTATTCCGCTTGAAACATTGCTCTCAAAAGACCGCTTAGATGCCATTGTTGAGCGTACACGTAAAGGTGGCGGTGAGATTGTGAACCTGCTGGGTAACGGCAGTGCTTACTATGCGCCAGCAGCGTCGCTAGTAGAGATGACAGAAGCTATTTTAAAAGATCAACGTCGTGTGCTTCCGGCAATTGCGTACTTAGAAGGTGAGTATGGCTATAAGGACTTATATCTTGGTGTGCCAGTTGTGCTTGGCAAAAACGGGATTGAGAAAATTGTAGAACTTGAATTGCTTGAAGAAGAAAAAGTAGCGTTGGATCGTTCTGTTGAATCTGTACGCAATGTTATGAAGGTATTAGTATAA
- the icd gene encoding NADP-dependent isocitrate dehydrogenase encodes MTTGQKITVTDSVLNVPNNPIIPFIEGDGIGPDIWAAASRVLDAAVEKAYDGEKKIVWKEVLAGEKAFNQTGEWLPQETLNVIDEYLLAIKGPLTTPVGGGIRSLNVALRQELDLYVCLRPVRYFEGVPSPVKRPQDTDMVIFRENTEDIYAGIEYEKGSEAAQKLLTFLQTEMGVKKIRFPETSGLGIKPVSEEGTKRLVRAAIQYAITENRKSVTLVHKGNIMKFTEGAFKNWGYEVAEQEFGDKVFTWAEYDRIVEKQGKDAANKAQAEAEAAGKIIVKDSIADIFLQQILTRPREFDVVATMNLNGDYISDALAAQVGGIGIAPGANINYVTGHAIFEATHGTAPKYAGLDKVNPSSVILSGVLMLEHMGWNEAAKLVMDSMEKTISSKVVTYDFARLMEGATEVKCSEFANELIKNMDAKQVVENA; translated from the coding sequence TTGACTACAGGACAAAAAATCACAGTAACAGATAGCGTTTTAAACGTACCAAACAATCCAATCATTCCATTTATCGAAGGAGACGGCATTGGTCCTGACATTTGGGCCGCGGCTTCCCGCGTATTAGATGCAGCGGTAGAAAAGGCATATGACGGTGAAAAGAAAATTGTTTGGAAAGAAGTACTTGCTGGTGAAAAGGCATTCAACCAAACAGGAGAATGGCTGCCGCAAGAAACTTTAAACGTAATTGATGAATATTTACTTGCTATTAAAGGACCTTTAACAACACCAGTTGGGGGCGGTATTCGTTCTTTGAACGTAGCGCTTCGCCAAGAGCTAGATTTGTATGTATGCTTGCGCCCTGTTCGTTACTTTGAAGGTGTACCATCTCCTGTAAAACGTCCGCAAGATACGGATATGGTTATTTTCCGTGAAAATACAGAAGACATCTATGCAGGCATCGAATATGAAAAAGGAAGCGAAGCTGCGCAAAAGCTATTAACTTTCTTACAAACTGAAATGGGTGTAAAGAAAATTCGTTTCCCTGAGACATCTGGTCTTGGTATTAAGCCTGTTTCTGAGGAAGGCACAAAGCGTTTGGTTCGTGCGGCAATTCAATATGCAATTACAGAAAATCGCAAATCGGTAACACTCGTTCATAAAGGCAACATTATGAAGTTTACAGAAGGCGCATTTAAAAACTGGGGTTATGAAGTAGCAGAGCAAGAGTTTGGCGATAAAGTGTTCACATGGGCAGAATATGATCGCATTGTTGAGAAGCAAGGCAAGGATGCTGCGAACAAAGCACAAGCTGAGGCGGAAGCTGCAGGCAAAATTATCGTAAAGGATTCTATAGCTGATATCTTCTTACAACAAATTTTGACGCGTCCTCGTGAGTTTGATGTTGTGGCTACAATGAATCTAAACGGTGACTACATCTCTGATGCGTTAGCAGCGCAAGTAGGTGGCATCGGTATCGCGCCTGGAGCGAATATTAACTATGTAACGGGACACGCTATCTTTGAAGCAACACACGGTACAGCTCCGAAATACGCAGGTCTTGACAAGGTGAATCCTTCTTCTGTTATTCTTTCTGGTGTGCTAATGCTTGAGCACATGGGCTGGAATGAAGCGGCGAAGCTAGTAATGGATTCTATGGAGAAAACAATTTCTTCTAAAGTTGTAACATATGACTTTGCACGTTTGATGGAAGGCGCTACAGAAGTGAAGTGCTCTGAGTTCGCGAATGAGCTAATTAAGAATATGGATGCAAAACAGGTAGTAGAAAACGCGTAA